A window of Rhodopirellula islandica genomic DNA:
TCAAACCGCTCATGGTGATGCATTTTGATAGATGTTTCCGGACGCCGCCTGGACATAGACGTCGATGGATTCGGAGTCCCGATAAACCTTCAGTTCCAAATCACGATTTGCAATTCCAGTGGGATCAAAGACGATGCTGGATGCATTCGCCCGAACACTGACATCCGGATGCAATTCGATGGGGTCCGTCATCCAAGTGGATGCGCCCGGCAAAGCCGCGGGCCCGAAAGCGTCCGCCCCGTCGCTGTAAATTCCTGGTGTGGCCACCATGTCGACCACGGTTCGCGTCTCACCATCTTCGTTTCGCACGGATTTCCATCGAACCGTCACGGAACATCGACGAGCCAAAGCGGTCTCCCGAGCGAGTCGCAAGGAACGCAACACGACATCGGAGTCCTGACGCACCGTCGTACGCTGCGAAAACAACTGGCCAACACGCGGTGCCGCCAGCATCGAAGCACTCAAAACCATCAGCACCAACAACGCTTCGACCAAAGTCACGGCAGCACGACGTCGAGCGTCCCGCCTGGTGCACGATGGACAGAAGCGAGGTGGAGAATGAATCATGATGGAACTAGTTCGTCACAGTCTTGCTGAACGTTCCAGTTGCGGCGTCATAAGGATACTGACGCAACTTGTTGTAACGAGCCTTCGAGGCAGTGTCGTCGGATTTGATATAGTTTTCGCGAACCAAGTAGTCGATGCTACGTGGGTACGAACCAATTTCGAGGTAATAAGTTTGGGCCATCGCGTTGAGCGATGCGATGTCTTGTTCAGCCAACTTGTCTTCACTCTTCGCACGCATCGGAGCAACGGTGGCAACCGTGGCTGCAGCAACGACGGCGAGAATCACAACAGCAGCGATCACTTCCAACAACGAGAAGCCAGATTTTTTAGTATGTTTCATTTCGAGAGACTTGGTCTGAATGAGGAGAATTGGAAGACGGATGTCCTCACGGACAGAACCCGAGAAATGATCCGAGAGTCGTGATCACCTCCACTCAAACCTAGGTCAGAAATCAGGTAGTGGACGGAAATCGACCGAAAAGATGCCCCGATTCTTTCTACTGCCCTGATTTGCGGCTCGAAATCGAGTCGTGACGTCGCACACGTTGGACGTCGCCGCTGTTGCAAGCCAGCAACCCGTCGTCAGTGCGAAGCAAAAGGCTGCCATCCGCCTGCAGGCCTTCGCAAACACCCTGGACGAATTTCCCGGCAATGCGGCATGCAACGGTTGTGCCGCGCAATACATTGCGGTCTTCGAAACGCTGCAACAGATCCTGCGGCTGACGCTTCGCCTCCTCGATCACTTCCACCAGATGAGGAGCGAGGGTATCCAAGAATTGATCCTTGGAGATCAATCGGCCGGTCGCCTCCGCAATCGAAGTCGGCAAAACCGCACCTTCTTCGACTTGCTCCAACGTGGGGTGCTGCCGCAGATTGCACCCGATCCCGATCGCAAACCAAGACTCTTCATCACCCGCCGGATCGCCATGCCGTTCAATCAGAATCCCGGCGACCTTGCGTTCATTCATCCAAGCGTCGTTGGGCCACTTCAACTGAACCGATGTCGGGCCAGCCACCATCTCGATCGCCTCGGCCAAAGCGACGCCGACCGCGAGAGACAAC
This region includes:
- a CDS encoding GspH/FimT family pseudopilin, with protein sequence MIHSPPRFCPSCTRRDARRRAAVTLVEALLVLMVLSASMLAAPRVGQLFSQRTTVRQDSDVVLRSLRLARETALARRCSVTVRWKSVRNEDGETRTVVDMVATPGIYSDGADAFGPAALPGASTWMTDPIELHPDVSVRANASSIVFDPTGIANRDLELKVYRDSESIDVYVQAASGNIYQNASP
- a CDS encoding prepilin-type N-terminal cleavage/methylation domain-containing protein; the protein is MKHTKKSGFSLLEVIAAVVILAVVAAATVATVAPMRAKSEDKLAEQDIASLNAMAQTYYLEIGSYPRSIDYLVRENYIKSDDTASKARYNKLRQYPYDAATGTFSKTVTN
- a CDS encoding biotin--[acetyl-CoA-carboxylase] ligase, yielding MISSIVRLPTVDSTNSWALNWLRQANALQLQQELPKLVVAEQQTAGRGRHGKSWFAAEDGLACTLIAKASPELLSLAVGVALAEAIEMVAGPTSVQLKWPNDAWMNERKVAGILIERHGDPAGDEESWFAIGIGCNLRQHPTLEQVEEGAVLPTSIAEATGRLISKDQFLDTLAPHLVEVIEEAKRQPQDLLQRFEDRNVLRGTTVACRIAGKFVQGVCEGLQADGSLLLRTDDGLLACNSGDVQRVRRHDSISSRKSGQ